Proteins encoded together in one Amblyomma americanum isolate KBUSLIRL-KWMA chromosome 1, ASM5285725v1, whole genome shotgun sequence window:
- the LOC144114860 gene encoding uncharacterized protein LOC144114860, translated as MNSRTLVGLMLVGLLGPASADDHEHHGSVCRAPEFHGSVCAMEAEAQVALVGCIQEHLDEATATKLNTVKERLECDQLHCVFQKMCERNQGTLEHSGNEFFTDAEKEAFRNAISACRETVLHA; from the exons ATGAATTCGAGAACCCTCGTTGGCCTTATGCTGGTCGGCCTGCTCGGCCCGGCCTCTGCGGACGATCACGAGCACCACGGCTCCGTCTGCCGTGCGCCCGAGTTCCACGGCTCCGTCTGCG CCATGGAAGCCGAAGCGCAGGTCGCACTTGTCGGATGCATCCAGGAGCACCTCGATGAAGCG ACTGCTACCAAGCTGAATACAGTCAAGGAACGTCTCGAATGCGACCAGCTTCACTGCGTTTTCCAGAAAATGTGTGAGAGGAACCAGGGAACTCTG GAGCACTCCGGGAACGAATTTTTCACG GATGCCGAGAAGGAGGCCTTCCGCAACGCCATCTCTGCCTGCCGCGAGACCGTCCTCCACGCCTAA